The Tautonia plasticadhaerens nucleotide sequence CCCAAGCCCGCGGGGATGAACTTCGAGGACGCCGCCGCCATCCCGCTGGCCGGCCTGACCGCCTACCGGGCCGTCGTCACCAAGGCCGAGGTCCAGCCGGGGGAGACCGTGCTGGTCACCGGCATCGGCGCCGGCACGGCCACCCTGGCCTTGCAGTTCGCCCTGGCCCTGGGGGCCCGGGTCTTCGTCACCTCGGGCAGCGAGGCCAAGCTGGAACGGGCCCGGGCCCTCGGCGCCAAGGGGGGCGTCAGCTACCGGGACGACGACTGGCCCTCGAAGCTCCGCGAGCTGGCCGGGGCGCCCGACGTGGTCATCGACAGCGCCGGGGGGGAGGGGTTCGGCCGGTGCGTCGACCTGCTCCGGCCCGGCGGCCGGCTCGTCACCTTCGGCGGCACCGCCGGGCCGGTCCCGTCGTTCAACGTCTTCCCCCTCTTCTGGAAGCAGCTCCGGCTGCTCGGCACCACGATGGGCACCGCCGCCGAGTTCGCCGCGATGCTCGACCTCGTCGAGGACCGCGGCATCCGCCCGGTCGTCGACCGCGCCTTCCCCCTCGCCGAGGCCACCGAGGCCCTCCGCCACATGGAGCAGGCCGGCCAGTTCGGCAAGATCGTCATGAAGGTCGAGTAGGCGAGTCGTGCGTCGAGGGCTCGGGCCGGCGCCGCCGCGCCCCGGGGCGACGCGCCGGGCCGCCCCTCGAACCCCTCCCAAACACGAAAGAGTTTTCCTCTGTGCATATTTTTGATACCTCTCCGCTCCGAGACTCGGGCCGACACCGCCGTCGGCTCCCCTCCCGGCCCTCCGCCGAGGTCGACCTCGATCCCGGCTCGGTCGCGCTGGGCATGCTCTCGATCGCGATCAGCCTGGCGACCCTGGCGCTGCTCGCCCTGCCCCCGCTCGGCCTCGCCGAGTCGGCGCCCCGGGCCTTCGACACGTCCCGGGTCCCGGTGATGACCGGATCCTCGACGCTGGAGGAAGTGTTCCTCCCGTCGCCGATGCTGATGATCGCCCCCGCCGCCGGGGCCTTCCTGGCGATCCTGGGGGCCGGGCCTCGCCGGCGGAGGGGGGTGCCGATCGTGCCGATCATCGGCGTGGTCTGCTCCGCCGTCACCCTGGTCGCCTGGTGGGCCTACCCCCTCTGGTTCCTGTCGACCTACGGGCACCTGGACATCGGCCTCCCCTGAGTCGACCCCCGGCCGGGATCGGATCGCCCGATCGCCTCGCCCCCCCTCACGCCGGAGCCCGTCGTGCCCGCGTCCCGATCCCCGGACCCCGACCGACCGCCCAACCCGGCCCGGCCGGGGCGACGCCCCACGGCCGAGGAACTGACCGCGTCGAGGGGCCGCACCGTGCCGGACCTGATCGCCCCGGGGCTCCGCGTCCTGTTCTGCGGGATCAACCCGAGCCTCTACTCCGCCGCCGTCGGCCACCACTTCGCCCGGCCCGGCAACCGCTTCTGGCCCGCCCTGTTCGGGGGCGGGTTCACCGACCGCCTGCTCCAGCCCCACGAGGGGGACGAGCTGCTCCGCCTGGGCCTGGGCATCACCAACGTCGTCGACCGCGCCACCGCCTCGGCCGACGAGCTGGCCCCGGTCGAATACGTCGAGGGGGGCCGTCGGCTCGCCGAGAAGGTGCGGGCCCATCGCCCGTCGGCCGTCGCCCTGCTGGGCATCACCGCTTACCGGCTCGCCTTCGGCCGGAAGCACGCCCGGGTCGGCCCCCAGCCGGAGTCCCTCGCCGGCGCGTCCCTCTGGGTCCTGCCCAACCCCAGCGGCCTGAACGCCCACTACACCCCCGCCGCCCTCGCCGAGCAGTTCCGGAGGCTTCGCGAGGCGATCGCGGGTGGCCCGATCGGGGCACCGGGCCGACCCGATGCGACGCCGGGCCGCGATTGACCCTCCCCGGCGCGGCCGGGGTGTCGGGAAAGGACAGGAGACCATGAGCGACCGCCCGTTCCTCGTCGGCATGGGCCAGATCCTGGTCGAGGGGGCGTGCCCCGAGGCGAACCTCGACCGGGCCTCCCGGGCGATCGGCGAGGCGGCCGATCGGGGGTGTCGCCTCGTCGTCCTCCCGGAGTGCCTCGACCTGGGATGGACCGACCCCTCGGCCCGGTCGATGGCCGAGCCGATCCCCGGCCCTCGCTCCGAACTCCTCGCCCGGCAGGCTCGCGACCGCCAGGTCTTCGTGGCCGCCGGGCTCGTCGAGCGGTCGGGAGACCTCCTCTACAACGCCGCCGTCCTGATCGGCCCCGAGGGCCGGATCCTGCTGCACCACCGCAAGGTCAACGAGCTGGACATCGCGCTGGACCTCTACGCGATCGGCGACCGGATCGGGGTGGCCGAGACCGAATTGGGGACGATCGGCCTGGCCACCTGCGCCGACAACTTCGGCAGCTCGCTGGCCATCGGCCACGTCCTGGCCCGGATGGGGGCGCAGTTGATCCTCTCCCCGTCGGCCTGGGCGGTCGACGCCGAGCACGACCACGACCGGACGCCCTATGGCGGGATCTGGCTCGACTCGTATACCGAACTCGCCCGCCTCTACGACCTGACGATCCTCGGCGTCAGCAACGTCGGCCGGCTGACCGCCGGCCCCTGGGGAGGGCGCAGGGTCATCGGCTGCTCGATGGCCGTCGGCCCGGGCGGCGAGGTCCTCGCCCGGGGCCCGTACGGCGAACGCGCCGAGTCGATGATCGTCGTCGAGGTCCGGCCCCGGCCGCCGATCGGCCGGGGCACTCGGATCGCCGAGGTCCTGGCGTCCCGAGGGTACCGTGGGCCGTGATCGGCCCTCGCTCCCCGCTCCCGGCCGGGCGAAGTCATACCGCATTGCCCGGGAGGCTTGCCATCGGGGGCCCGGGCAGGGCCACCGCGCGACAGGTGCACGGAAACCGTGCGAGTCATGGAGCCGAGGGCCCTCGTCCCAGGCCGACTGGCAAGCCCTACGTGCCCACGGACTGGCAAGTCATCGGGGACGTTCATCGGGGCAAGGGTGGGGCTCGACCTCCTGGCTCCCCCCCATGTCGCCACGAGTCCCGGCGTCAGGAGTTCATGGTGCGGCAGCCCTGCTCCATGCAATCGACGATCGAGCCGCCGAAGTCGCGGTCAGCGGTTGCGTTGATGCCCAGCTTGCCGAGTTGGCGGAAGTGCTCGCGGTCATGACGCTTCTAGTACTACTCCGTTAGCCACTACGAACCAGCCCCGGGGTCTTGTTCGTACCAGGTGGTATGAGCAAGACCTACACCCCCGAACTCGACCCCGAGGCCCTCTCACGCCTCGACGCCTACGCCGCCCGCTTCCGCGACGCCTTCGCCCTCGATCGGCCCGCCCGCTGGTGCCCGGTCTATCTCCGCGGCCTGATCACCGACGGCGAGCGCAAGAGCATCGAGCCGCTCTCCCGACGCGTCCCCCTGCCGCCCGAGCTGGCCGTCAAGGACCCCGAGCAGGCGCTGCAGCAGTTCGTCAGCCAGAGCCCCTGGGACGAGCAGGCGGCCTGGAAGCGCTACAGGGCCGTCATGGCCGAGTGCTTCGCCGACCCGGCCGGCATCTTCGTCATCGACGACACGACCTTCCCCAAGCAGGGCAAGCACTCCGTCGGGGTGCAGCGTCAGCACTGCGGCGCGCTGGGCAAGAAGGCCAACTGCCAGTGCGCCGTCTCGGTGCACTACGTCAGCCCGAAGGGGCACTGCCCGCTCGACCTGCGGCTGTACCTGCCGGAGAGCTGGCTGGGGGACGAGGCGCGCCTCGACCGGGCGGGCGTGCCCGAGCCGGAGCGGCGGATGCTGACCAAGGGGCAGATCGCCTTGGAGCTGCTGGACCGGGTCCGTGGCGAGGGGCTGCCGGGGCAGCTGGTGCTGGCCGACGCCGGCTACGGCGTCTCCGGGCCGTCCCGCGCCGGCCTGGCCGAGCGTGGCCTGCACTATATCGTCGGCGTCACCGACGAGTTGGTGGTCTTCACCGAGGAGCCCCGGTGGATCGAGCCGACGGCCGCGACGGGCGGCCGCCCGCAGAAGCGGCCCCGCCTGGCCGAGGGATCCCCCCGGCCGGTCAGCCTGAGGGAGCTGGCCTCGCGGACGCCGCGGCGGAAGGTCACCTGGCGCGAAGGGACGAAGGGCCCGATGTCGGGCCGCTTCGCCTGGCTGCGGGTCTGGCCGGGGCACGGCTGGGCCACCGGCGACTGTGCCGGCGAGGAGCCGCTCTGGCTGCTGATCGAGGAGCAGGCCGACGGCAAGCTCAAGTACGCCTTCAGCAACCTGCCGGCGGGCACCAGCCGCCTGCGGGCAGTGCGGCTGTGGCGGAGCCGCTGGCCGGTGGAGCAGGGCTACCAGCAGATGAAGGAGGAACTCGGGCTGGACCACTTCGAGGGCCGCTCCTGGCGCGGGTTCCACCACCATGCCTGCCTGGTGATGCTGGCCTACGGCTTCCTGGCACTCGAGCAGCGGCGAGCCCGCCGGGGTCGACCCCGGCCGGGCAAAAGGGGGGGCGCCGAGGTCCGGTGATCACGCTGCCGTCGATCCGCCGGGCGCTGCAACGCCTGCTGGCCCCGATCTGCCGGCACGACTGCCCCTACTGCCGGGGACTCGTCGACCCACCTCCCGAGCAACTAACGGAGTAGTACTAGAGCCCCTCTGCCGCCATTGGCTCCGGCTCTCTCGGGCTTCTCCGACATCCGGAACGGTGAGCACGGGACGGTGGACGGCGCAACTCCCGCTCATCGCGATTGCTGAACTTTGCAACGCAAAGTAAACTGCGAGTCAGTGCTGAGGAGTTGCGCAAGAATCACCTGGTCAGAGATCTGGAGGGGCACGTGCCGGGGTGGCCGGGGTCTCGTCCGCGAGACCCCGTGCGATGGCCTCCCGGCCGGGGTCTCGCGGACGAGGCCCCGGCCACCCACTCCCGGAATTTCACCAGATTATTCTTGCGCGAGTCCTTATCGACTCGGGCGAATCGACCGTTGACCGATCAGAGGAGCGGGGCGATGACGCAGAAGTACGAGGGGTCTTCGGGGGCGGCGATGGAGGCGTTTCGCGAGACGCGGCCGTGGGCGCTGGCGTCCGCGGTGTTTCTGCTCACATACGCGGCGGTGGGCGGGACGGCCGGCGTGCTGTGGCTGATCGCCCTGGTCGACCAAAGCGTCACGGGGCCGCCGCCGAGCAGGCCGTTCATCACGGTGTGGAGCGTCAATCTCCTCTTCGCCCCGGTTGCGCTGGTGGGCGGTGTGCTGGCGGTCGAGTATTACTCCGCCGCGTGGTTCGCCTCCTGGCGGCGCGATTCCGACGACCTGGAGCGGGCGTCGATCGCCCTGAAGCGCCTCCGGCTCTGGGCAGGCGCAGCGATGATCATCCTGATCGCGTTCCTCGCGTGTATGGCCGCCGCCGCCGTACTGACGGGCGAGTTCCCCGGCTGACGGTCGTCCGCCCGCAGTCGCATCCTGCCGCTCCCCGGTCCATCGGACGGGGCTCTCAGGCTTTGAGGCGGAGCGAAACCTCCCCTCCACCGCCTCACCGCCACGACCCTGAACCCGAGGTGGTCGTGGCCGCGCTCCGGCTCGTCGCGGAGGCGGGACGTCGCCCGGCAGAAGAGAGCACTCGGCGACAGGACTCGCACGGTTTCCGTGCACCTGTCGTGCGGTAGGCCCGGGGGTCGGGGTGGCTGGGACCTCGCCCGCGAGGCCCCAGCCACCCAAGGGTGATCGATCCGGGAAATCCCGCATCATTCCCGGCCCCCGGCCAGGCCGATCCCCCGGCCGGATCGAGGCGACGCTCGCGCGGGATGAGGCAGCCGGCAGCCGGGGTGCCGAGCTTACGACCCCGAGCCGGTCGCCTGCTTCATCTTCCGGAGTCCCTCCACCGCCACCTCCATCGGGTCGCGTTGCCAGTAGTCCCGGTTGAAGAGTTCGAGGGAAAACGTGCCGTCGAAGCCGATGGCGTCGAGGATGGCCATCAGGTCGCCGAGGGGCGCGACGCCGTCGCCGGGGAAGACGCGGTCGGCGTCGGAGATCGTCTCGCGAGGGGGGTCGGCCGGGTAGTCGTTCAGGTGGAAGACCCGGATCGTCCGGCCGCTGAGGTGGCGGAGCCCTTCGAGGCTCGACCCTCCCTTGTAGACGTGATAGACATCCGGCAGGATGCAGGCATCGGCCCGGCCGCTCTCGACGGCGACGAAGGCCACCTCCCCCAGCCGGCTGAAGGTCTTCGAGAAGCCCCAGACCTCCAGCTGGGGGACCACGCCCATCCGCTCCCCCAGCTCCAGGAGCCTCGCATAGCGACCGGCCAGGGTGAGCAGATCCTCATACTTCCGGTCGGTCAGCCCGACGGGGGGGGCGGCGATCCGGGTGCCGCCGATCTCGGCGATGGCGGCCATGTCCCGCTTCGCCTGCTCCAGCCCCTCGGCGCGTTCGGCGTCGTCGTCCACGGCCCACCGGGCGTAGCCGATGGCGCTGGGCACGGCGAGGCCCGCGTCCTCGATCCGGGCGGCGAGGTCCCGGAGCGACCCGCCCTCCTCGACGTATCGGTCGATGTCGCGGAGCCAGGGCTCGATGCCGTCGTACCCGGCCTCCCCGGCGATCCGGATCTGCTCGACCACGCCGACCTGGGAGTCCTGCCCCCGGATCGTGCTCGTGTTCAGGCAGTACCGGGCCTTCGGCATCGGCGTCGGCGTCCGGGCCGGCCGGTCCTGGGCCCGGCCGACCGCCCCCGGGGCGACCGCCGCGCAGGCGGCCAGCCCTCCCAGGGCACCCCGGATCGCCTGCCGGCGGGAGACGCCCCGCCCCTCCCCCCGCCCCGACGGATCTCGTTCGGTCATCGGCCTCATCCTCAAGGAGTTGCTGCGAAGTCGTCGATGGCCCGCCCCGACGACCCCGGGCGGATCGATCCGATCAGGAGATCGTCCCGCCCGGCTCGGTGGAAATCACCTCGGTCGAGAGGCCGAGGCCCTGCACGTGGTTGCGGAACTGCTCCGGGGTGCCGATCAGCGGCGGGAACGTGCCGTAGTGGCACGGGATCGCCGCCTCCACGCCGAGCAGCCGGCAGGCATGGGCCGCGGCCCGGGGGTCCATCGTGTAATGGTCGCCGATCGGCAGGATGGCCGCATCGGGGGCGTACAGCTCGCGGATCAGGGCCATGTCGCCGAACAGGGAGGTGTCCCCGGCGATGTAGAGCCTGAAGTCGTTCGAGAACGTCACGACGTAGCCGCCCGGCTCGCCGAGGTAGACCACCGTGCCGTCCGGCTCGGTCCAGGAGGAGGAGTGCCGGGCGTCGGTCATCGTCAACGCGATGTCCGGCGTCCCCAGGCGGACCGAGCCCCCCTTGTTCATGCCCAGCAGCTTCTCGCCGTCGACCCCCTTGGTCCCCAGCCACCCGGTCAGGTCGTACATGCCGACGACCTTGCCCGAGCACCGCTCGGCGGCCGAGAAGACGTCGGCCAGGTGGTCGGCGTGGCCATGGGTGATGGCGATCGCGTCGCATCTGACGTCGTGGAACTGCTTCGGGCACTTCGGGTTGCTCGCCAGGAACGGGTCGACCAGCAGCGTCGGGCCCTCCGGGGCCGCGATCAGGAAGGTCGAGTGCCCCAGCCAGGTGATGCGGACGCCCTTGAAGTCCATCAGCCCCATCGCTCCCCTCGTCCCACGGCCCGGCGACGGCCCTCCCGAGCCGGCCGGGCCTCGCCCCGATGTCCCTGGCAGTGTCGCCCACCGCCGCCCGACCGTCCACCCCGAGGCCCCCGCAACCCTCACCCAGCCCCCCGACCTACCCCGCCTCGGCCCGACCCGGACCGGCAGCCGGCGAAAAATGGCCGACCTCGTGGACGCCAACTTAAGGACGTGATATTCATGGTTTGGCGATGTCGCCACGCCCCTTCCTCGTCCAACGATCGGGACCTGCTTCCATGACCTTCCTTCGACGCACCCGTCCGTCACGGACGCGAGGGCGACGTCCGGCGACCCTCCGGGGGATCCGCCCGACGATCCAGGCGCTGGAGCCCCGGCACCTGCTGGCGATCATCGTCCCGCCGACCTCCGACGGCCCGCTGCACGAGCCGCCGGTGATCCGGAGCGTCGACGGCGTGCTCGACGCCGACGTCACCGTGATCCGGGCCGGGCTGCCGGGCTCGGGGGCGCCGGTCCTCTCGGGCGACATGCCGATCTACTCCAAGCCGGTGCCGGCGAATTACCAGCCCCCCGCCGCGTTGAACTTCGCCGCCGGCTATCAGTTCACGACCGCCGACGGCACCGTGCTGCCCCCGCAGTTCCCCGGCCCCCTCCTGAAGATGGAGCCCGGCGACACGCTCGACCTGATCCTCCGCAACGACCTCGACGGCGCCAACGACGACCCGCCCCCCTACCCGGTCGCCTACACGACCAACTATCACACGCACGGCTTCCTCGTCAGCCCGCTGGGGGACGGCGACAACGTCTACCGGGCCATGCTGCCCGACGGCACCTTCCGGACCCGGATCGAGCTGCCCGAGACCCAGCAGCACGGCATCAACTGGTACCACACCCACCAGCACGGCTCGACCGCCGACCAGGTCTACGGCGGCCTCGCCGGCCTGATCCAGGTCGGCGACCCGCTCGACCCCTTCCCCCAGTACCGGGGCCGGTTCGACGAGCGGTTGCTGGCCCTCACCCTGGGCAACGTCGCCGTCGACCCGGCCACCGGCGATCGCACGCCCGACGACGTCGGCTACATCAACAACAACAAGCCCCCCTACCTGCAGGACTGGCAGAAGCGGGTCAACGGCCAGCTCAACCCGACCTTCACGCTGCGCCCCGGCGAGACGGAGATCTGGACCTTCGCCTCGATCGGCCGGACCGGCTTCTACAACCTCGGCGTGGTCGACGCCGACGGCGAGGCCCCCTGGCAGGGGACCGTCATCGCCCACGACGGCAACAGCCGCGACCTCGTCCCCCGGGCGCTCTCGCTCGACCTGCCCGAGCCCTACCTCGTCGAGGGCCTGAGCTTCGTCGCCCCGGGAGAACGGTTGACGATGGCCGTCACCGCGCCGACGGAGCCGGGCACCTACTACATCGTCGACAACATGGCTCCGGACATCCAGCCGCTCGGCGAGTTCTTCGCCCTGGCGACGATCGTGGTGGAGGGGGATCCGGTCGCCGAGCCCCCGCCGGTCTTCGACCCCGTCGGCTCGATCCCCGAGGTCTTCTCGGCGGAGCCGGACCACCGCCGGGAGTTCGTCTTCCACTCCGGGGGCGGCAACTTCACGATCAACGGCTCCGCCTTCCCCGACTCGCCGATCGTCACCATCCAGGCGGGCCAGGTGGAGGAGTGGACCTTGAGGAACACCTCGAACGTCGACCACCCCTTCCACATCCACCAGAACGACTTCGCCGTCATCTCCATCAACGGGGAGACGGTCGACACCTCGACCGAGGGGGGCGGGGTCTACGACTACGTCTCGATGCGGGACACGATCACGATCCCCGCCAAGGGCGAGGTGGTCGTCCGCTGGCGAGTGCAGCCGCACTTCGGCAAGTACGTCTTCCACTGCCACATCCTGACGCATGAAGACGCCGGAATGATGATGGGGGTGCTCGCCGTCTTCAACCCCGAGCAGCGCCGGATCGCCGTCGGCGCCGGGCTCGGCCAGGGGGGCGGCGTGCTCGTCCAGGACGGCGACGGCAACCCCGTCGGCCGCGTCGACCCCCTGCCCCCCTCGTGGAAGGGGGGCGTCTCCACCGCCGTCGGCGACCTGGACGGCGACCTCATCGAGGACGTCATCGCCGGCCCCGCCCGCCGGGGCTCCCGGGGGTTCGTCTCGATCTTCGACGGCGCGACCCTCCGGGAGATCACCCGCTTCCGCCCCTTCCCCGAGCACCCGTTCGCCGGGGTGAGCCTGGCCTCGGGCGACCTCGACCGCGACGGCCGCCCCGAGATCATCGCCGGCCGGGTCGGCCCCGGCGGCAGCCTCGTCCGGATCTTCGGGCCCGACGGCTCGCTCGTCCGGGAGCTGGCGGGCGTCCTCCCCGGCCGCTTCCCCGACGGCGTGACGGTGGCCAGCGCCGACTACAACGGCGACAACTACGACGACCTGGCCGTCGGCGCCGGCCGGTTCCGGGAGCCCCTGGTCGTCGGCCTCGACGGCTACACCCTGGGCGTCGCCCACGCGATGCCGCCCCAGGAGCTGTTCTCGTTCACCGCGCCCGGCGGCCGGTCCTCGGGCGTGCAGGTCTCCGGCGGCTACCTCGACCCGGCCACGCGCCCCGGCCTGCTCTCGAACCTGATCACCTCGCCGATGCTCGGCCGGGGGGCCGGCACGGTCTCGGTCTGGAACGTGGCGCCGAGCCTGGCGATGGTCCACGGCTCCCCCAACGCCCACTCGGTCGTCCAGATCGGCCACGACGCCTCGGAGACCTCGCCCCCGGAGCTGCTCTCGCAGTTCACCCCCCTGCGGCGGCGGTCCCCCCTCGGCCTGAACCTCCAGTTCAACCGGCTCGGCTTCGACGGCAGCCCCGTCGTCGTCTCCTGGCAGAACGCCCACCGGCCCGTCTACACCACGATCGACGACGACGGCGAGCCCGTCGAGATCGGGCCGACCCCGGGCTGACCGACCGGGGGGTCGGCCCGTCGCCGAGGTCACCCCTCGTCGGACCATCGTTCCATCCGCTCCCGGAGCTTCCGCTGCTCCTGGGTCTCGGGCTCCTCGGGCCGGGGGGAGGCGGCCCGGGGGCGGCCCGGGCCCGGACCCGGGCTCGGATCCGGGGCCGGGCCCGCGGACGACCGACCCGGCCGGGCCCGGGGCTCGTCGACCAGGTCGTAGGCGCCCGGGCGCTCGACGACGCAGGGCAGCTTGCACTTCGGGCAGGTCATCGACGAGCCCACCAGCGACTCCTCGACCTGCAATCCCGCGCCGCACTCGGAGCATTCGACGTCGACGGTGGCCATGGCCGGACGCACTCCCGGGGTCGGGGAGGCCCCGGGCCCTCCCCGGGGTCCTCGCCCGACCCCCTCACGGTGGGCGATGGCCGCCCCCTCTGTCAAGTGGCATCAAGAATCGTGAAGGTGCCCGACCCGACGCGTTCCCCTGTCGCAGCCCGCCGACTGGCCGTATCCTCGTCGGGCGTCCCCCCCGATGGCCTGGGCCCCGGATCCGGCTCGATGCGACCGCCCCCCGTCCTGATCGGCCTGCTGCTGCTCTCTGGCCTGGCCCTCGCCTGGCCGAGGGCGTTCGGGTCCTCGGCGTTCGACCCCTTCCTCGCCAGCACGGGGGGCCTTTGGGGCCTGATCGCGCTGGCGATGTTCGCCATCGGCTGGCGGCTGCCCCGCGACGAGGTCGCGCAGGTCGCCCGGCGGTGGCCGGCGGTGCTCGGCGGGACGGCGGTCCAGTACGCGGCGATGCCCGCGCTCGCCTACCTCGCCGCCCGGCTCTCCCGGCTCGACGCCGACGCCACCGTCGGCCTGATCCTCGTCGGCTGCGTGCCCGGGGCGATGGCCTCCAACGTCCTCACCCTGATGGCCCGGGGCAACGTCAGCTACTCCGTCAGCCTGACGACCCTGGCCACCGTCGCCTCGCCGGTCGTCGTCCCGCTGACACTCCGGGTCGCGCTGGGGGGCATCTCGGTCGACTTCCCGGCGGCCGACGCCATGCGGCAGCTCTCCCTGTTCGTCGTCCTCCCGGTGGGGCTCGGCCACGCCCTCGGCCGGGCCCGGCCGGGATGGGCCCGTGCGGCCGGGCCGGTCGCCGAGGCGGCGGCGAACCTGGCGATCCTCTGGATCATCGCCGTGGTCGTCGCCGCCAACCGCGACCGCCTCGCCGTGCCCGACGCCCGCCTGATCGCCGCCTTGCTGGCGGTCAACCTCCTGGGCTACCTCGCCGGCGACCTCGGCGGCCGGGCCTTGTGCGTGGATCGCCC carries:
- a CDS encoding multicopper oxidase domain-containing protein, with amino-acid sequence MTFLRRTRPSRTRGRRPATLRGIRPTIQALEPRHLLAIIVPPTSDGPLHEPPVIRSVDGVLDADVTVIRAGLPGSGAPVLSGDMPIYSKPVPANYQPPAALNFAAGYQFTTADGTVLPPQFPGPLLKMEPGDTLDLILRNDLDGANDDPPPYPVAYTTNYHTHGFLVSPLGDGDNVYRAMLPDGTFRTRIELPETQQHGINWYHTHQHGSTADQVYGGLAGLIQVGDPLDPFPQYRGRFDERLLALTLGNVAVDPATGDRTPDDVGYINNNKPPYLQDWQKRVNGQLNPTFTLRPGETEIWTFASIGRTGFYNLGVVDADGEAPWQGTVIAHDGNSRDLVPRALSLDLPEPYLVEGLSFVAPGERLTMAVTAPTEPGTYYIVDNMAPDIQPLGEFFALATIVVEGDPVAEPPPVFDPVGSIPEVFSAEPDHRREFVFHSGGGNFTINGSAFPDSPIVTIQAGQVEEWTLRNTSNVDHPFHIHQNDFAVISINGETVDTSTEGGGVYDYVSMRDTITIPAKGEVVVRWRVQPHFGKYVFHCHILTHEDAGMMMGVLAVFNPEQRRIAVGAGLGQGGGVLVQDGDGNPVGRVDPLPPSWKGGVSTAVGDLDGDLIEDVIAGPARRGSRGFVSIFDGATLREITRFRPFPEHPFAGVSLASGDLDRDGRPEIIAGRVGPGGSLVRIFGPDGSLVRELAGVLPGRFPDGVTVASADYNGDNYDDLAVGAGRFREPLVVGLDGYTLGVAHAMPPQELFSFTAPGGRSSGVQVSGGYLDPATRPGLLSNLITSPMLGRGAGTVSVWNVAPSLAMVHGSPNAHSVVQIGHDASETSPPELLSQFTPLRRRSPLGLNLQFNRLGFDGSPVVVSWQNAHRPVYTTIDDDGEPVEIGPTPG
- a CDS encoding sugar phosphate isomerase/epimerase family protein; the protein is MTERDPSGRGEGRGVSRRQAIRGALGGLAACAAVAPGAVGRAQDRPARTPTPMPKARYCLNTSTIRGQDSQVGVVEQIRIAGEAGYDGIEPWLRDIDRYVEEGGSLRDLAARIEDAGLAVPSAIGYARWAVDDDAERAEGLEQAKRDMAAIAEIGGTRIAAPPVGLTDRKYEDLLTLAGRYARLLELGERMGVVPQLEVWGFSKTFSRLGEVAFVAVESGRADACILPDVYHVYKGGSSLEGLRHLSGRTIRVFHLNDYPADPPRETISDADRVFPGDGVAPLGDLMAILDAIGFDGTFSLELFNRDYWQRDPMEVAVEGLRKMKQATGSGS
- a CDS encoding bile acid:sodium symporter family protein, whose amino-acid sequence is MRPPPVLIGLLLLSGLALAWPRAFGSSAFDPFLASTGGLWGLIALAMFAIGWRLPRDEVAQVARRWPAVLGGTAVQYAAMPALAYLAARLSRLDADATVGLILVGCVPGAMASNVLTLMARGNVSYSVSLTTLATVASPVVVPLTLRVALGGISVDFPAADAMRQLSLFVVLPVGLGHALGRARPGWARAAGPVAEAAANLAILWIIAVVVAANRDRLAVPDARLIAALLAVNLLGYLAGDLGGRALCVDRPMRRALTLEVGMQNAGLGTTIALSLFPDRPAVAIPCALYTFGCMLTGTALASWWGRDPVEARPAPP
- a CDS encoding carbon-nitrogen hydrolase family protein; its protein translation is MSDRPFLVGMGQILVEGACPEANLDRASRAIGEAADRGCRLVVLPECLDLGWTDPSARSMAEPIPGPRSELLARQARDRQVFVAAGLVERSGDLLYNAAVLIGPEGRILLHHRKVNELDIALDLYAIGDRIGVAETELGTIGLATCADNFGSSLAIGHVLARMGAQLILSPSAWAVDAEHDHDRTPYGGIWLDSYTELARLYDLTILGVSNVGRLTAGPWGGRRVIGCSMAVGPGGEVLARGPYGERAESMIVVEVRPRPPIGRGTRIAEVLASRGYRGP
- a CDS encoding IS701 family transposase, with the protein product MSKTYTPELDPEALSRLDAYAARFRDAFALDRPARWCPVYLRGLITDGERKSIEPLSRRVPLPPELAVKDPEQALQQFVSQSPWDEQAAWKRYRAVMAECFADPAGIFVIDDTTFPKQGKHSVGVQRQHCGALGKKANCQCAVSVHYVSPKGHCPLDLRLYLPESWLGDEARLDRAGVPEPERRMLTKGQIALELLDRVRGEGLPGQLVLADAGYGVSGPSRAGLAERGLHYIVGVTDELVVFTEEPRWIEPTAATGGRPQKRPRLAEGSPRPVSLRELASRTPRRKVTWREGTKGPMSGRFAWLRVWPGHGWATGDCAGEEPLWLLIEEQADGKLKYAFSNLPAGTSRLRAVRLWRSRWPVEQGYQQMKEELGLDHFEGRSWRGFHHHACLVMLAYGFLALEQRRARRGRPRPGKRGGAEVR
- a CDS encoding zinc-binding dehydrogenase, whose protein sequence is MKAIVLREFGQIDHFRLEDMPDPTPGPGEVVVRLRAAALNHRDLWISRGKYPNVTLPAVLGSDGAGQVASLGEGVEGLRTGQDVVINPSLDWGPDPRVQGDRFRILGMPDHGTFAELIAVPAENVVPKPAGMNFEDAAAIPLAGLTAYRAVVTKAEVQPGETVLVTGIGAGTATLALQFALALGARVFVTSGSEAKLERARALGAKGGVSYRDDDWPSKLRELAGAPDVVIDSAGGEGFGRCVDLLRPGGRLVTFGGTAGPVPSFNVFPLFWKQLRLLGTTMGTAAEFAAMLDLVEDRGIRPVVDRAFPLAEATEALRHMEQAGQFGKIVMKVE
- a CDS encoding metal-dependent hydrolase, whose product is MGLMDFKGVRITWLGHSTFLIAAPEGPTLLVDPFLASNPKCPKQFHDVRCDAIAITHGHADHLADVFSAAERCSGKVVGMYDLTGWLGTKGVDGEKLLGMNKGGSVRLGTPDIALTMTDARHSSSWTEPDGTVVYLGEPGGYVVTFSNDFRLYIAGDTSLFGDMALIRELYAPDAAILPIGDHYTMDPRAAAHACRLLGVEAAIPCHYGTFPPLIGTPEQFRNHVQGLGLSTEVISTEPGGTIS
- the mug gene encoding G/U mismatch-specific DNA glycosylase gives rise to the protein MPASRSPDPDRPPNPARPGRRPTAEELTASRGRTVPDLIAPGLRVLFCGINPSLYSAAVGHHFARPGNRFWPALFGGGFTDRLLQPHEGDELLRLGLGITNVVDRATASADELAPVEYVEGGRRLAEKVRAHRPSAVALLGITAYRLAFGRKHARVGPQPESLAGASLWVLPNPSGLNAHYTPAALAEQFRRLREAIAGGPIGAPGRPDATPGRD